A genome region from Coturnix japonica isolate 7356 chromosome 13, Coturnix japonica 2.1, whole genome shotgun sequence includes the following:
- the NIPAL4 gene encoding magnesium transporter NIPA4, with product MMIEAMMMEPLAANGSCSNGSLLSISCLSHQVVCQVVRSADLTDSGHDNGTGDTSWVTRLESNYGFYIGLGLAVFSSFLIGSSVILKKKGLLRLVEKGGTRAGDGGHGYLKDWLWWSGLLTMGGGEAANFAAYAFAPATIVTPLGALSVLISAILSSYLLGERLNLLGKLGCLLSLVGSTVMVIHAPEEEEVTTLDEMLFKLKEPGFLAYAAVLLAVCFLLILYFAPRYGRTNILIYLTICSVIGAFSVSSVKGLGIAIKGFFAGQPVLQHPLTWILVITLVASITTQINYLNKSLDIFNTSLVFPIYYVLFTTIVITTSIILFKEWVAMTVVDIIGTVCGFLTIILGVFLLHAFKDMDVNLGNLPQVLQSEQEAPVPRDDKSILIEVDNSSIAPEDKPKELA from the exons ATGATGATAGAAGCGATGATGATGGAGCCGCTGGCGGCCAACGGCAGCTGCAGCAACG GTTCTCTGCTCTCCATTTCATGCCTTTCCCATCAGGTTGTGTGCCAGGTGGTCAGAAGTGCTGATCTGACTGACTCTGGCCATGACAATGGGACTGGGGATACCTCGTGGGTAACGCGGCTGGAAAGTAACTATGGATTCTACATCGGTCTGGGCTTGGCTGTCTTCTCCAGCTTCCTCATTGGCAGCAGTGTCATCCTCAAGAAGAAGGGGCTGCTCCGGCTGGTGGAGAAGGGAGGCACCAGGGCAG GAGACGGAGGCCATGGCTACCTGAAGGACTGGCTCTGGTGGTCTGGCTTATTAACCA TGGGTGGAGGGGAAGCTGCCAACTTTGCGGCCTATGCCTTTGCTCCTGCGACCATTGTCACACCTCTGGGGGCCCTCAGCGTGCTCATAAG TGCCATCCTGTCTTCATATTTACTGGGAGAGAGGCTCAACCTGTTGGGAAAGCTGGGCTGCTTGCTGAGCCTTGTGGGCAGCACCGTGATGGTGATACATGCCCCAGAGGAAGAGGAGGTCACCACTCTGGATGAAATGTTGTTTAAGCTGAAAGAGCCAG gTTTTCTTGCTTATGCTGCAGTCCTTTTGGCTGTCTGCTTCCTCCTCATCTTGTACTTTGCACCTCGCTATGGCCGGACCAACATCCTCATCTACCTCACCATCTGCTCTGTAATCGGGGCCTTCTCTGTGTCCTCAGTCAAGGGCCTGGGTATTGCCATTAAGGGCTTCTTTGCTGgccagcctgtgctgcagcacccaTTGACGTGGATCCTGGTCATCACGCTGGTAGCATCCATCACTACACAAATTAACTACCTCAATAAGTCTCTAGACATTTTTAACACCTCTTTGGTGTTTCCCATCTACTACGTGCTGTTCACCACCATCGTCATCACGACTTCCATCATTCTCTTTAAAGAATGGGTGGCCATGACTGTAGTGGACATCATTGGGACAGTTTGTGGCTTCCTCACCATCATTTTGGGAGTGTTTTTACTCCACGCCTTCAAAGACATGGATGTCAACTTAGGGAATCTGCCACAGGTCCTCCAGAGTGAGCAGGAAGCACCAGTCCCCCGAGATGACAAGAGCATCCTGATAGAAGTGGACAACTCCAGCATTGCTCCGGAGGATAAACCCAAA GAACTTGCGTGA